Proteins encoded within one genomic window of Felis catus isolate Fca126 chromosome C1, F.catus_Fca126_mat1.0, whole genome shotgun sequence:
- the CC1H1orf146 gene encoding protein SPO16 homolog: MAENGTKEKIKWTTTIIISSSLKSCEVATALDRSHKIRYSDSVENGSIIFSLSGVAFLLMDAKDCFTSAEEIFLAKIEKFTNIHQNSFLVLSAAFHGPEEWKLMFRIQQRFLGSNLRILPVHNTVDVINLMCTIAKMASKPYTDNICYRMVTTEAYIIEQSPVWKTLQKLKLSSDSFNPN; this comes from the exons ATGGCTGAAAatggcacaaaagaaaaaataaaatggacaaccACCATTATTATTAGCTCATCTCTTAAG agtTGTGAAGTTGCAACTGCCCTAGATCGAAGCCACAAGATTCGGTATTCAGATTCAGTGGAAAATGGATcaattatcttttctctttctg GAGTTGCATTTTTATTGATGGATGCTAAAGACTGCTTTACATCAGCTGAAGAAATATTTCTAGCCAAAATTGAGAAGTTTACTAATATTCACCAAAATAGCTTTTTGGTTCTGTCTGCTGCCTTCCATGGGCCTGAGGAATGGAAACTGATGTTCAGGATTCAGCAGAG attcctgGGTAGTAACTTACGGATACTTCCAGTACACAACACAGTAGATGTTATTAATCTTATGTGCACTATAGCTAAG ATGGCCTCCAAACCATACACAGATAACATCTGCTATAGAATGGTTACAACTGAGGCTTACATCATTGAGCAAAGTCCTGTTTGGAAAACACTTCAAAAGTTAAAACTGAGTAGTGATTCATTTAACCCAAATTAG
- the GLMN gene encoding glomulin isoform X1, with amino-acid sequence MAVEELQSIIKRCQILEEQDFKEEDFGLFQLAGQRCIDEGHIEQLLEIIQNEKNKVIINNMGWNLVGPVVRCLLWNKEDEKRKHYFLMLDLLVKLCNPKELLLGLLELIEEPSGKQISQIILLLLQPLQTVIQKLCNNKAYSVGLALSTLWSQLSLLPVPYSKEQIQTDDYGLCQCCKALIEFTKPFVEEVINDKENSVESENEKLKDELLKFCFKSLKCPLLTAQFFEQSKEAGNDPLRCFASEIIGFLSAIGHPFPKMIFNHGRKKKTWDYLEFEEEEDKQLADSMASLAYLVFVQGISIDQLPMVLSPSYLLQFNMGHIEVFLQRTEESVFSKGVDLLENGLLRIEDNSLLHQYLEIKSFLTVPQGLVKVMTLCPIETLRKKSLAMLQLYINKLDSQGKYTLFRCLLNTSNHSGVEAFIIQNIKNQIDVSLKKTHDNKWFTGPQLISLLDLVLFLPEGAETDLLQNSDRIMASLNLLRYLVIKDNEKDNQTGLWTELGKIENNFLKPLHTGLNMSKAHYEAEIKNSQENSQDVQKSKDLCSVTVGGEEIPNMPPEMQLKVLHSALFTFDLIESVLARVEELIEIKTKSTPEENIGIK; translated from the exons GTCATCATCAATAATATGGGCTGGAATCTTGTTGGTCCTGTTGTTCGATGTCTTTTGTGGAAtaaggaagatgagaaaagaaaacattattttctgaTGCTTGATTTATTGGTAAAG ttatgtAATCCAAAGGAATTATTGTTGGGTTTGCTTGAACTGATTGAAGAGCCCTCTGGAAAACAGATATCTCAGATAATTCTTCTTTTACTTCAGCCATTACAAACAG TGATTCAGAAACTTTGTAACAACAAGGCATATTCAGTTGGATTAGCGCTGTCCACTCTTTGGAGTCAGCTATCTCTCCTTCCTGTTCCATattcaaaagaacaaatacaaacaGATGACTATGGCCTTTGTCAGTGTTGCAAGGCCTTAATAGAATTCACTAAGCCTTTTGTGGAAGAAGTCATTAATGACAAAGAAAACTCAGtggaaagtgaaaatgaaaagttaaaggaTGAATTACTGAAATT TTGTTTCAAAAGCTTGAAATgccctttgctgacagcacaATTCTTTGAGCAATCTAAAGAAGCTGGAAATGATCCTTTAAGATGTTTTGCATCTGAAATAATA GGTTTCTTATCAGCAATTGGACATCCTTTccccaaaatgatttttaatcatggaaggaaaaagaagacatgGGATTATCTTGAATTTGAGGAAGAAGAAGACAAACAGTTAGCAGACTCTATGGCTTCTCTGGCCTATCTAGTATTTGTACAGGGCATCAGTATCGACCAGCTTCCAATGGTCTTAAG CCCATCGTACCTATTGCAATTTAATATGGGGCACATTGAAGTCTTTTTGCAAAG AACAGAAGAGTCTGTTTTCTCCAAAGGAGTG GATCTGTTGGAGAATGGTTTATTGAGAATAGAGGACAACAGTTTACTTCACCAGTACTTAGAAATCAAGAGCTTTCTTACTGTACCTCAG ggCCTAGTCAAAGTAATGACGCTTTGCCCCATTGAGACATTG AGGAAAAAGAGTTTAGCTATGCTTCAGCTGTATATTAACAAGTTGGATTCACAAGGCAAATATACGTTATTTAG GTGCTTATTGAATACAAGTAATCATTCAGGTGTGGAGGCTTTCAttattcaaaatatcaaaaatcaaATTGATGTGTCACTAAAG aaaACACATGACAACAAATGGTTTACAGGACCACAGCTGATTTCACTTCTAGATTTGGTACTCTTTCTCCCAGAGGGTGCTGAAACAGATTTACTTCAAAATTCAGATAG GATAATGGCttcattaaatttattgagatatttggttatcaaagataatgaaaaagacaatcaa ACTGGATTATGGACAGAACTTGGAAAGATTGAGAATAATTTCTTAAAGCCACTCCATACAGGACTTAATATGTCAAAAGCACATTAtgaagcagaaattaaaaatagccaAGAAAATAGCCAAG ATGTCCAGAAATCTAAAGATCTTTGTTCTGTAACTGTAGGTGGAGAAGAGATCCCTAATATGCCACCTGAAATGCAGCTTAAG GTTCTACATTCAGCTCTTTTCACATTTGATTTGATTGAAAGTGTTCTGGCTCGAGTAGAAGAActcattgaaataaaaacaaagtctaCCCCTGAAGAAAATATTGGGATAAAATGA
- the GLMN gene encoding glomulin isoform X2: MAVEELQSIIKRCQILEEQDFKEEDFGLFQLAGQRCIDEGHIEQLLEIIQNEKNKVIINNMGWNLVGPVVRCLLWNKEDEKRKHYFLMLDLLVKLCNPKELLLGLLELIEEPSGKQISQIILLLLQPLQTVIQKLCNNKAYSVGLALSTLWSQLSLLPVPYSKEQIQTDDYGLCQCCKALIEFTKPFVEEVINDKENSVESENEKLKDELLKFCFKSLKCPLLTAQFFEQSKEAGNDPLRCFASEIIGFLSAIGHPFPKMIFNHGRKKKTWDYLEFEEEEDKQLADSMASLAYLVFVQGISIDQLPMVLRTEESVFSKGVDLLENGLLRIEDNSLLHQYLEIKSFLTVPQGLVKVMTLCPIETLRKKSLAMLQLYINKLDSQGKYTLFRCLLNTSNHSGVEAFIIQNIKNQIDVSLKKTHDNKWFTGPQLISLLDLVLFLPEGAETDLLQNSDRIMASLNLLRYLVIKDNEKDNQTGLWTELGKIENNFLKPLHTGLNMSKAHYEAEIKNSQENSQDVQKSKDLCSVTVGGEEIPNMPPEMQLKVLHSALFTFDLIESVLARVEELIEIKTKSTPEENIGIK; the protein is encoded by the exons GTCATCATCAATAATATGGGCTGGAATCTTGTTGGTCCTGTTGTTCGATGTCTTTTGTGGAAtaaggaagatgagaaaagaaaacattattttctgaTGCTTGATTTATTGGTAAAG ttatgtAATCCAAAGGAATTATTGTTGGGTTTGCTTGAACTGATTGAAGAGCCCTCTGGAAAACAGATATCTCAGATAATTCTTCTTTTACTTCAGCCATTACAAACAG TGATTCAGAAACTTTGTAACAACAAGGCATATTCAGTTGGATTAGCGCTGTCCACTCTTTGGAGTCAGCTATCTCTCCTTCCTGTTCCATattcaaaagaacaaatacaaacaGATGACTATGGCCTTTGTCAGTGTTGCAAGGCCTTAATAGAATTCACTAAGCCTTTTGTGGAAGAAGTCATTAATGACAAAGAAAACTCAGtggaaagtgaaaatgaaaagttaaaggaTGAATTACTGAAATT TTGTTTCAAAAGCTTGAAATgccctttgctgacagcacaATTCTTTGAGCAATCTAAAGAAGCTGGAAATGATCCTTTAAGATGTTTTGCATCTGAAATAATA GGTTTCTTATCAGCAATTGGACATCCTTTccccaaaatgatttttaatcatggaaggaaaaagaagacatgGGATTATCTTGAATTTGAGGAAGAAGAAGACAAACAGTTAGCAGACTCTATGGCTTCTCTGGCCTATCTAGTATTTGTACAGGGCATCAGTATCGACCAGCTTCCAATGGTCTTAAG AACAGAAGAGTCTGTTTTCTCCAAAGGAGTG GATCTGTTGGAGAATGGTTTATTGAGAATAGAGGACAACAGTTTACTTCACCAGTACTTAGAAATCAAGAGCTTTCTTACTGTACCTCAG ggCCTAGTCAAAGTAATGACGCTTTGCCCCATTGAGACATTG AGGAAAAAGAGTTTAGCTATGCTTCAGCTGTATATTAACAAGTTGGATTCACAAGGCAAATATACGTTATTTAG GTGCTTATTGAATACAAGTAATCATTCAGGTGTGGAGGCTTTCAttattcaaaatatcaaaaatcaaATTGATGTGTCACTAAAG aaaACACATGACAACAAATGGTTTACAGGACCACAGCTGATTTCACTTCTAGATTTGGTACTCTTTCTCCCAGAGGGTGCTGAAACAGATTTACTTCAAAATTCAGATAG GATAATGGCttcattaaatttattgagatatttggttatcaaagataatgaaaaagacaatcaa ACTGGATTATGGACAGAACTTGGAAAGATTGAGAATAATTTCTTAAAGCCACTCCATACAGGACTTAATATGTCAAAAGCACATTAtgaagcagaaattaaaaatagccaAGAAAATAGCCAAG ATGTCCAGAAATCTAAAGATCTTTGTTCTGTAACTGTAGGTGGAGAAGAGATCCCTAATATGCCACCTGAAATGCAGCTTAAG GTTCTACATTCAGCTCTTTTCACATTTGATTTGATTGAAAGTGTTCTGGCTCGAGTAGAAGAActcattgaaataaaaacaaagtctaCCCCTGAAGAAAATATTGGGATAAAATGA